A section of the Maylandia zebra isolate NMK-2024a linkage group LG8, Mzebra_GT3a, whole genome shotgun sequence genome encodes:
- the LOC101469675 gene encoding carbohydrate sulfotransferase 15 has translation MTQMDYKYSLLGSTVEDYRKRPLLLQVDETPMNLFAVLEVKRDLPRRWSNLGWFRKIRVYSFLFGLAVMFLITASYILTGDKKGLLLTPSPYHFSSLVSPGPLTFNLSSVKDYIHIKMVVKSIASKVEFQSSRQLPELKALVKSEPHMFSVIPRKFLPGVKNPCWYEEYTGNITSDPYRTNLYGRYSRRFRTVFQHLRNTFHEHLLHHNRKLYRMRCLPYFYIIGQPKCGTTDLYDRLKLHPDVKFTTFKEPHWWTRKRFGIIRLSEGFHDRYPVEDYLDLFDQAAYQIQGNLTANTSRSSQPDMIIGEASASTMWDNNAWVYFYDNTTKGEPPFLIQDFIHALHPDARFIVMLRDPVERLYSDYLYFGSANKSAEDFHEKVSESLQLFEGCLTEFTMRSCVYNTTVNNAMPVRLQVGLYIVYLMDWLTIFSRKQILVLRLEDHASNRKYTMHQVFEFLNLGPLTKEIESEITRSPASNTRRPADKNLGPMLPITKDILRDFYTPFNEKLAKVLQNDSFLWENNSKL, from the exons ATGACACAGATGGACTACAAGTACAGCCTGCTGGGCTCCACGGTGGAGGACTACCGCAAGAGACCGCTACTCCTGCAGGTGGATGAAACACCTATGAACCTGTTTGCAGTTCTGGAGGTAAAACGGGATCTACCAAGACGATGGAGCAACCTGGGGTGGTTCCGAAAGATCCGTGTCTACAGCTTCCTGTTTGGCCTGGCTGTCATGTTCCTTATCACGGCTTCATACATTCTGACTGGGGACAAAAAGGGCCTTCTCCTCACCCCTTCTCCCTATCACTTCAGCAGCCTGGTCAGCCCAGGACCTTTAACCTTTAATCTCTCCTCGGTCAAGGATTACATACATATTAAAATGGTGGTCAAATCCATTGCATCTAAGGTGGAGTTTCAGAGCAGTAGACAGCTTCCGGAGCTTAAAGCACTGGTTAAGAGTGAGCCACAT ATGTTTTCTGTTATCCCTCGCAAATTTCTGCCTGGTGTCAAGAACCCCTGCTGGTATGAGGAATACACTGGGAATATCACTTCCGACCCATACAGGACAAACTTATATGGACGCTATTCGCGGCGCTTCAGAACAGTTTTCCAGCACTTGAGGAACACTTTCCACGAACATTTGCTTCATCACAACAGGAAACTCTACCGCATGCGGTGCCTTCCTTATTTCTATATCATTGGTCAGCCAAAGTGCGGCACAACAGACCTGTATGATAGACTAAAGCTGCACCCGGACGTGAAGTTCACAACTTTCAAAGAGCCACACTGGTGGACCCGCAAACGTTTTG GTATCATTCGTCTCAGTGAGGGCTTCCATGATCGATACCCAGTGGAAGACTACTTGGACTTGTTCGATCAGGCTGCTTACCAAATCCAGGGCAACCTCACAGCAAATACCAGCAGATCCAGCCAACCTGATATGATCATAG GAGAAGCCAGCGCATCCACCATGTGGGATAACAACGCTTGGGTATATTTCTATGACAACACAACAAAGGGAGAGCCTCCCTTCCTTATCCAGGACTTCATCCATGCCCTGCATCCTGATGCCCGCTTCATTGTCATGCTCAGGGATCCAGTGGAAAG GCTGTACTCTGACTACCTTTACTTTGGTAGTGCCAATAAGTCTGCAGAGGATTTCCACGAGAAGGTGTCAGAGTCACTGCAGTTGTTTGAGGGGTGCCTTACGGAGTTCACAATGCGCTCCTGTGTGTACAACACCACCGTCAACAACGCCATGCCA GTCAGATTGCAAGTTGGCTTATACATTGTGTACTTAATGGACTGGCTGACCATCTTCAGCAGGAAACAAATTCTGGTCCTAAGGTTGGAAGACCATGCCTCTAACAGGAAATACACAATGCATCAAGTCTTCGAGTTCCTTAACCTGG GGCCGCTGACAAAAGAAATTGAGTCAGAAATCACAAGAAGCCCGGCGTCAAACACCAGGAGGCCAGCTGACAAAAACCTAGGACCCATGCTGCCCATCACTAAAGACATCCTGCGGGACTTCTACACACCGTTCAATGAAAAATTGGCCAAAGTGCTGCAGAATGACTCCTTCCTCTGGGAGAATAACTCTAAACTCTGA